Proteins from one Pseudomonas bijieensis genomic window:
- a CDS encoding tautomerase family protein: MPFSRISLHRGKSAEYLQALSQGLHDALVDSFEVPKADRFQVIHQHEVGELIFDPDYLGGPRSHDFVLITITAGRPRSIETKQRFYRDLVEKLRHAPGLNAEDVMVVITTTANDEWSFGGGRGN, encoded by the coding sequence ATGCCGTTTTCACGTATTTCATTGCACCGAGGGAAGTCAGCCGAGTATTTACAGGCATTGTCCCAAGGCTTGCATGACGCCTTGGTTGATAGCTTCGAGGTGCCGAAGGCCGATCGTTTCCAAGTCATTCACCAGCATGAAGTGGGCGAGCTGATATTTGATCCAGACTACCTGGGTGGGCCCCGTAGCCATGACTTTGTGCTGATCACGATTACCGCCGGCCGTCCTCGAAGCATCGAGACGAAACAGCGTTTCTACCGCGATCTGGTGGAGAAACTGAGACATGCGCCAGGTCTCAATGCCGAGGATGTAATGGTAGTGATCACCACTACGGCCAACGATGAATGGTCGTTTGGTGGTGGCCGAGGCAACTAA
- a CDS encoding LysR substrate-binding domain-containing protein — protein sequence MRRPTFDLDVLRTFVTGVEFNSFAKAADRLGRSTSAVSAQLKKLEEQIGTPVLVKSGRGLVLTPIGESLLSHARRLLELNDGIFQTLHESQAAGTIRFGLQEDFGEHLLSEILRRFVQTYPMVTLEVRIARNAELLALVESAGLDLALTWDTGHTSPYATRLGETQMYWIGLRDTPSLTHLADSPLPLIMFDAPCVLRSAATQALDAAQIPWRIALTSPSVGGLWAAVAAGLGLTLRTRIGLPSHLAVMSGLPTVPSLGYVLHSSGEEPTPAIKQLAALIKTSLQEQTFGL from the coding sequence ATGCGTCGTCCGACCTTCGATCTTGATGTATTGCGCACTTTCGTCACCGGCGTGGAGTTCAATAGCTTTGCCAAAGCGGCGGATCGTCTCGGTCGATCGACTTCCGCCGTGAGTGCTCAATTGAAGAAACTCGAGGAGCAGATCGGTACTCCGGTATTGGTCAAATCCGGTCGAGGGTTAGTCTTGACGCCCATAGGTGAATCATTGCTCAGCCATGCCCGGCGTTTGCTGGAATTGAACGATGGCATTTTCCAGACCCTGCATGAAAGCCAAGCCGCTGGGACAATTCGCTTCGGGCTTCAAGAAGACTTCGGGGAACATTTACTGAGCGAGATCCTCCGACGCTTTGTCCAGACTTACCCGATGGTAACTCTCGAAGTCAGGATCGCGCGTAACGCCGAACTGCTTGCGTTGGTCGAAAGTGCCGGCCTGGACTTAGCCCTGACATGGGACACAGGGCACACCTCGCCCTATGCCACGCGACTGGGCGAAACACAGATGTACTGGATCGGGCTTCGTGACACACCGTCACTGACCCACCTTGCTGACTCTCCGCTGCCATTGATCATGTTCGACGCGCCTTGCGTGTTGCGTAGCGCTGCCACACAGGCACTGGATGCCGCGCAAATTCCCTGGCGAATCGCCCTGACCAGCCCCAGCGTTGGTGGTCTCTGGGCGGCTGTCGCGGCAGGCTTGGGCCTGACGCTGCGAACCCGCATTGGGCTGCCGAGTCATCTCGCCGTCATGTCCGGCTTGCCGACCGTACCAAGCCTTGGCTATGTGCTTCACAGCAGCGGAGAAGAGCCGACACCCGCCATCAAACAACTGGCTGCGTTGATCAAAACGAGTCTGCAGGAGCAGACGTTCGGTTTGTAA
- the hisM gene encoding histidine ABC transporter permease HisM → MIEILKEFGPNFLWSDGYRWSGLSVTLWLLVTSAVIGLAAAIPLALVRTYGNRWLALPVQLYTLVFRGTPLFVQLLIIYSGLASLSLVRESPSLWWFFRDGMHCVILALALNTCAYTIEILAGVLRTTPRGEIEAALALGMTRSQLFILVLIPSMLRRALPAYSNEVIFVLHATAIAFTATVPDILKIAADVNAATFKTFQAYGIAALLYMSLACALVGVFRLAERRLLAYQR, encoded by the coding sequence ATGATCGAGATACTCAAAGAGTTCGGGCCGAACTTCCTCTGGTCCGACGGTTATCGCTGGAGTGGTTTGTCCGTCACCTTGTGGCTGTTAGTGACGTCCGCCGTTATCGGCCTGGCCGCGGCGATCCCCCTGGCGCTGGTTCGCACCTACGGCAATCGTTGGCTGGCGCTGCCTGTACAGCTTTACACCCTGGTGTTTCGCGGCACGCCGCTGTTCGTGCAACTGCTGATCATCTACAGCGGCCTGGCAAGCCTGAGCCTGGTCAGGGAGTCGCCGAGCCTGTGGTGGTTTTTTCGTGACGGCATGCATTGCGTGATCCTGGCGCTGGCCTTGAACACCTGCGCCTACACCATCGAGATTCTCGCCGGCGTACTGCGCACCACCCCACGCGGTGAGATCGAGGCGGCGCTGGCCCTGGGCATGACCCGCAGCCAATTGTTCATTCTGGTGTTGATACCGAGCATGCTGCGCCGGGCACTTCCGGCCTACAGCAACGAAGTGATCTTCGTCCTGCACGCCACGGCCATCGCCTTTACCGCGACCGTTCCTGACATCCTTAAAATCGCGGCAGATGTTAACGCCGCCACCTTCAAGACCTTCCAGGCCTATGGCATCGCCGCCCTGCTCTACATGTCGCTGGCGTGCGCGTTGGTGGGTGTATTCCGATTGGCTGAGCGCCGGCTTTTGGCTTATCAGCGTTAA
- a CDS encoding ABC transporter permease, translating into MFLEGYGYLIFQGAWLTVQVATWAACVAIVLGLLGALAKLSPVAPLRLVATVYTTLVRSVPDLVLMLLIYYSAQIGLNQVADAFGRESWQLNPYGTAIGTLGFIYGAYCAETFRGAFQAIPFGQLEAARAYGMSHWQVLRRIRLPQMMRFALPGIGNIWQVLLKSAGLISLLGLNDMVQVAKQAGNATSRQMFFYLVIATIFLAFAILSSLALKHLERRYSIEPRRSVS; encoded by the coding sequence ATGTTTCTCGAAGGGTACGGCTATCTCATTTTCCAGGGTGCGTGGTTGACCGTCCAAGTGGCCACGTGGGCCGCCTGCGTCGCCATCGTGCTTGGCCTGCTCGGGGCCTTGGCGAAACTCTCGCCAGTGGCGCCGCTACGGCTGGTCGCAACGGTCTACACCACGCTGGTGCGCAGTGTGCCGGACCTGGTTCTGATGCTGCTGATCTATTACAGCGCGCAGATCGGACTCAACCAGGTGGCAGACGCGTTCGGCCGCGAGTCGTGGCAGTTGAACCCTTACGGCACTGCGATCGGCACCTTAGGCTTCATTTACGGTGCCTATTGCGCCGAAACCTTTCGTGGCGCCTTCCAGGCGATTCCGTTCGGCCAACTGGAAGCGGCCCGGGCTTATGGCATGAGTCATTGGCAGGTACTGCGGCGCATCCGCCTGCCGCAGATGATGCGGTTCGCATTGCCTGGCATCGGCAACATCTGGCAAGTGCTCTTGAAAAGTGCCGGCCTGATATCGCTGCTGGGCCTCAATGACATGGTTCAGGTCGCCAAACAAGCGGGCAACGCGACCTCAAGGCAGATGTTCTTCTACCTGGTGATTGCGACGATCTTCCTGGCCTTTGCAATCCTCTCCAGCCTGGCCCTCAAGCACCTTGAACGGCGCTACAGCATCGAACCGCGGCGGAGCGTGTCATGA
- a CDS encoding ABC transporter substrate-binding protein: MKKCLIGLLLVASPLMTWGASEELRFGVDPTYPPFESKRPDGSLTGFDIELGESLCSELQRRCVWVENAFDGMISALKGRKFDGILSALSITEARKAEIAFSNTLYDTPARLVAPQGSQLQPTAESLRGKRIGVQQGSVFETYAKRMWGLKGVEVVPYQSSDLTYSDLINGRLDAAFDDAIAVSEGLLKKPMGKGFGYAGEVVKSPEIFGPGTGIGLRKNDTALAGEINQALERLHRNGTYERIARKYFDFDISPK; this comes from the coding sequence ATGAAAAAATGTCTGATCGGTTTGTTGCTTGTGGCCAGCCCGCTGATGACCTGGGGCGCCAGCGAAGAGCTGCGTTTCGGGGTCGACCCCACCTACCCGCCCTTTGAGTCCAAGCGACCGGACGGCTCGCTGACAGGTTTCGATATCGAGCTGGGCGAAAGCCTGTGCAGCGAGTTGCAACGCCGTTGCGTCTGGGTCGAAAACGCCTTCGATGGCATGATCTCGGCCCTCAAGGGCAGGAAATTCGACGGGATACTCTCCGCCCTCTCGATCACTGAAGCCCGCAAAGCCGAAATCGCCTTCTCCAACACCCTGTACGACACCCCGGCACGCCTGGTGGCCCCGCAAGGCAGCCAGTTGCAACCCACGGCCGAATCCTTGCGCGGCAAGCGCATCGGCGTGCAACAAGGCAGCGTGTTCGAAACCTATGCCAAGCGGATGTGGGGCCTTAAGGGTGTGGAAGTGGTGCCTTATCAAAGCAGTGACCTGACCTATTCGGACTTGATCAACGGTCGGCTGGATGCGGCGTTCGACGATGCCATCGCCGTCTCCGAAGGCCTACTGAAAAAGCCGATGGGCAAGGGCTTCGGCTATGCCGGCGAGGTGGTCAAGTCACCGGAGATCTTCGGTCCGGGCACCGGCATCGGTTTGCGTAAAAACGATACCGCGCTGGCCGGAGAAATCAATCAGGCGCTCGAACGGCTGCACCGCAACGGCACCTATGAGCGCATCGCCAGAAAGTACTTCGACTTCGACATTTCGCCGAAATAA
- a CDS encoding PfkB family carbohydrate kinase, whose protein sequence is MASLIAVGDNTLDVYLDRNIEYPGGNALNVSVFAARLGARSAYLGCVGDDRHGQYLLDCLQQEGVDASRCRTLMGANGWACVDSIAGERVFLGSDPGVCRQLRLDADDLAYLAQFPLAHSSLYSGLESQLAKIRQASGCLSFDFSDNWVEFDWQALIQQVDIAFFSSADLSSSEARELADSMRAMGPATVVITRGAQGALAVDAQGVYEQAARPCAFVDSMGAGDGFIAAFLLAWQARHSLAGCLARGVDHAGQVCGWDGGFGHGRTVDTQRAEELKHALNNQG, encoded by the coding sequence ATGGCCAGCCTGATCGCGGTCGGCGACAACACCCTGGATGTGTACCTGGACCGGAACATCGAATACCCCGGTGGCAATGCACTCAACGTCTCGGTATTTGCCGCCCGGCTGGGTGCTCGCAGTGCCTACCTGGGCTGCGTTGGTGATGACCGGCACGGCCAGTACCTGCTCGATTGCCTGCAACAGGAAGGCGTCGATGCATCGCGCTGCAGAACGCTGATGGGGGCCAATGGCTGGGCGTGTGTCGACAGTATCGCGGGCGAACGGGTGTTTCTTGGCAGCGATCCGGGCGTGTGTCGTCAACTGCGACTCGATGCTGACGACCTGGCCTATCTCGCGCAATTCCCGCTGGCACACAGCAGCCTCTACAGCGGTCTTGAAAGCCAACTGGCGAAGATTCGCCAGGCCAGTGGCTGCCTGTCATTCGACTTCTCGGACAACTGGGTCGAGTTCGATTGGCAGGCGCTGATCCAGCAAGTGGACATCGCTTTTTTTTCGTCGGCCGATCTGTCGTCAAGCGAAGCGCGTGAACTGGCGGATTCGATGCGGGCGATGGGCCCGGCGACGGTAGTCATCACCCGTGGCGCCCAAGGCGCTCTCGCAGTCGATGCACAGGGTGTGTATGAACAGGCCGCGAGGCCCTGCGCGTTCGTCGACAGCATGGGCGCCGGCGACGGCTTTATCGCCGCGTTCCTGTTGGCATGGCAAGCCCGGCACAGCCTCGCCGGGTGCCTTGCACGGGGCGTCGATCATGCCGGCCAGGTGTGCGGCTGGGACGGTGGCTTTGGCCATGGACGAACCGTAGACACCCAACGCGCCGAAGAACTGAAACACGCCTTGAACAATCAAGGCTGA
- a CDS encoding SIS domain-containing protein gives MAIQFNREGFITSLQQSVQIVDDAQQFGQELATRIDRIYFVSCGAPNRIMLGLQYWLERYSHTLEVRRYFPAEFMDIDPPRLDERTLVVLASKSGTTQETIAAAHFLRDKPCLTVGVTQTAELPLAQAVQHCFLLGRTDEAYFGCFMILQALVGGILAKREGWPLLDKLTRSLKALPQALADAAINNDRRAIEEASLYKDDRVMYFLASGPMFTTAYVFGVCVVMESQWLHCLPVEAAEFFHGPFEAIDATTPLLLLLGEDPSRAQMERVVRFCQRYTGRVMVYDAKDFPMEGIDPEIRAIVAPYIVGIAVERIAAHLAVWHQQPLTTRRYMWKTEY, from the coding sequence ATGGCGATCCAGTTCAATCGGGAAGGATTCATCACTTCCTTGCAGCAATCCGTGCAAATCGTCGACGACGCCCAGCAGTTTGGCCAAGAACTGGCCACGCGGATCGACCGCATCTACTTCGTCAGCTGCGGTGCTCCCAACCGCATCATGCTCGGCTTGCAATACTGGCTCGAGCGCTACAGCCATACACTGGAAGTGCGCCGTTACTTCCCGGCCGAGTTCATGGATATCGACCCGCCGCGCCTGGATGAACGCACCTTGGTGGTCCTCGCCTCCAAGTCCGGGACCACCCAGGAGACCATCGCCGCCGCCCATTTCCTGCGAGACAAACCCTGCCTCACCGTAGGCGTGACACAAACCGCCGAGCTGCCGCTGGCCCAGGCTGTTCAACATTGCTTCCTGCTGGGACGTACCGATGAGGCGTACTTCGGCTGCTTCATGATCCTCCAGGCATTGGTCGGCGGGATCCTGGCCAAGCGCGAAGGCTGGCCGTTGCTGGACAAGCTCACTCGCTCGCTCAAGGCACTGCCACAGGCACTCGCCGATGCGGCGATCAATAACGACCGGCGCGCCATCGAAGAGGCAAGCTTGTATAAAGATGATCGCGTGATGTACTTCCTCGCCTCGGGTCCGATGTTCACCACCGCCTACGTATTCGGCGTCTGCGTGGTGATGGAAAGCCAGTGGCTGCATTGCCTGCCAGTGGAAGCTGCCGAGTTTTTCCATGGCCCGTTCGAAGCCATCGACGCGACCACTCCCCTGCTCCTGCTGCTAGGCGAAGACCCCAGTCGCGCACAAATGGAGCGCGTCGTGCGCTTCTGCCAGCGGTACACCGGACGGGTCATGGTCTATGACGCCAAGGACTTCCCGATGGAAGGCATCGATCCAGAGATCCGCGCCATTGTCGCGCCGTACATCGTCGGCATCGCCGTGGAGCGCATTGCCGCGCATCTCGCCGTCTGGCACCAGCAGCCGCTGACAACGCGCCGCTACATGTGGAAAACGGAGTACTGA
- a CDS encoding GntR family transcriptional regulator gives MKVLPSKSSDVALLAPERKQVAWQAVQALLEMLERPEFGPTERIPAERDLAEHLGISRMTLRKALQTLIDRGVLERRGNRGTFVTAPGVERPLNTVARKGIAEVVEQAGARPGSKLLYFEQTQASARVAKLLKIQEGDTLLTIRRLRTVDQKPFCIETSYIPAARAPELVAGDLVEGASLYALLLSRYQIEMESDEGTLSIATMNDQEARLLEVEPGTAALVYRGVIFDRQGQPVEYLVSINHPQRVVFKLADSRVNSFHTDL, from the coding sequence ATGAAAGTTCTTCCTTCCAAGTCCTCCGATGTGGCCCTCCTGGCGCCTGAACGCAAGCAGGTCGCCTGGCAGGCCGTCCAGGCGCTGCTGGAAATGCTGGAGCGTCCGGAGTTCGGACCGACTGAGCGAATTCCGGCGGAACGGGACCTGGCCGAGCACTTGGGCATCAGCCGGATGACACTGCGAAAGGCTCTGCAAACGTTGATCGACCGTGGAGTCCTGGAGCGCCGGGGCAATCGCGGCACCTTTGTGACCGCGCCAGGCGTCGAGCGGCCCCTCAATACCGTGGCCCGCAAAGGTATCGCCGAAGTGGTGGAGCAAGCTGGGGCCAGGCCTGGCAGTAAATTGCTCTACTTCGAACAAACCCAGGCCAGTGCCCGCGTGGCGAAACTGCTGAAGATCCAGGAAGGCGACACGTTGCTGACCATCAGGCGCCTGCGCACTGTGGATCAAAAGCCATTCTGCATCGAGACCAGCTACATCCCGGCCGCCCGTGCACCGGAACTGGTGGCGGGAGACCTGGTCGAGGGGGCCTCGTTGTATGCGTTGTTGTTATCGCGCTACCAGATAGAAATGGAGAGCGACGAGGGCACGCTGAGCATCGCTACGATGAACGACCAGGAGGCGCGCTTGCTCGAGGTCGAGCCCGGGACGGCGGCGCTGGTCTACCGGGGTGTGATCTTTGATCGTCAAGGGCAGCCGGTGGAATACCTGGTCTCGATCAACCACCCCCAACGTGTGGTATTCAAGCTGGCGGACAGTCGGGTCAATAGTTTCCATACGGATCTTTAG
- a CDS encoding sugar ABC transporter substrate-binding protein, producing the protein MRRCKLLFATLLLLLSQWAVADYRIGVSIARVDDNFMTYVRNGLDAAAKKENVQIQFEDAQGDVVRQLNQVQGFINQKVDAVIVLPVDTSATANITRAAVEAKTPLVYVNRHPDERTLPKGVVTVASNDIEAGQLQMRYLAEKLGGKGNLAIIMGDLAQNATHDRTEGVKQVLKDYPGIKIVEQQSAEWQRNKGMDLTSNWLLAGSRFDAIVANNDEMAIGAAMALQQAGKAKGEIAIVGIDGLPDGLAAIKRGMLVASVFQDPKAQANSAVQAALKMIKGEPVETDVWVPFQLIKPEQLAVFEQHYK; encoded by the coding sequence ATGCGTCGTTGCAAACTGCTTTTCGCCACCCTGCTGTTGCTCTTGAGCCAGTGGGCCGTCGCCGACTATCGCATCGGCGTCAGCATCGCCAGGGTCGACGACAACTTCATGACCTACGTGCGTAACGGCCTGGACGCGGCCGCGAAAAAGGAAAACGTGCAGATCCAGTTCGAGGACGCCCAGGGCGATGTGGTGCGCCAACTCAACCAGGTCCAGGGCTTTATCAACCAGAAAGTGGATGCGGTCATTGTCCTGCCGGTGGACACCTCCGCCACGGCCAACATCACCCGCGCGGCGGTCGAAGCGAAGACGCCGCTGGTCTACGTCAACCGTCACCCGGACGAGCGCACCCTGCCCAAAGGCGTCGTCACGGTGGCGTCCAATGACATTGAGGCCGGACAGCTGCAAATGCGCTACCTGGCCGAAAAACTCGGAGGCAAGGGCAACCTGGCGATCATCATGGGCGACCTGGCGCAAAACGCCACCCACGACCGCACCGAAGGCGTCAAACAGGTGCTCAAGGATTATCCCGGGATCAAGATTGTCGAGCAACAGAGTGCCGAGTGGCAGCGCAACAAAGGGATGGACCTGACCAGTAACTGGCTATTGGCGGGCAGCCGTTTCGACGCCATCGTCGCCAACAACGACGAGATGGCCATCGGTGCGGCCATGGCCTTGCAGCAGGCCGGCAAAGCCAAGGGCGAGATTGCGATCGTCGGCATCGACGGCTTGCCTGACGGCCTGGCGGCAATCAAGCGCGGGATGCTGGTCGCCTCGGTATTCCAGGATCCCAAGGCCCAGGCGAACAGCGCGGTACAAGCAGCGCTCAAGATGATCAAGGGAGAACCGGTGGAAACGGACGTCTGGGTGCCCTTTCAGTTGATCAAGCCTGAGCAGTTGGCGGTGTTCGAACAACATTACAAGTAG
- a CDS encoding TIM barrel protein translates to MSFIPFKLAVSAEMAFLDLPFAERVKRIHALGFSVEIWNWTTKDIQALVATGADFTSMTGYISGNLTDPEGIQQLLGSAQESLAVAARLGCPSLNLHGTGLGDQGLPVKPVAQTTGRMWLSACKTLEKIARLGEDAGRVFLLENLNTEVDHPGTPFARAEDTLALIEAVGSPHLKMNLDLYHAQIGEGNLIELIQRAASAIGEIQVADVPGRMEPGTGEIHYRAIARALFGIGYSGVVGLEGWASGDGEVALERFKQAFTLDG, encoded by the coding sequence ATGAGTTTCATACCGTTCAAGCTGGCGGTCAGCGCCGAGATGGCCTTTCTCGACCTGCCCTTTGCCGAGCGGGTCAAACGCATCCACGCGCTGGGCTTCAGCGTCGAGATATGGAACTGGACGACCAAAGACATCCAGGCCCTCGTAGCGACTGGCGCGGATTTCACCTCCATGACCGGCTATATCTCGGGCAACCTGACCGATCCCGAGGGTATCCAGCAACTGCTCGGCAGCGCCCAGGAATCCTTGGCCGTCGCCGCTCGATTGGGTTGCCCAAGCCTGAACCTGCATGGCACGGGCCTGGGGGATCAGGGCTTGCCGGTCAAGCCCGTTGCCCAGACTACCGGTCGCATGTGGCTGAGTGCCTGCAAGACGCTGGAAAAAATCGCTCGCCTGGGCGAAGACGCGGGTCGGGTATTCCTGCTGGAAAACCTCAACACCGAAGTCGATCACCCCGGTACGCCGTTCGCCCGCGCTGAAGATACCCTGGCGCTGATCGAGGCCGTGGGCAGCCCGCACCTGAAGATGAACCTGGACCTCTATCACGCACAGATCGGCGAAGGAAACCTGATCGAACTGATCCAGCGCGCCGCCAGCGCCATCGGCGAAATCCAGGTCGCCGACGTGCCTGGCCGCATGGAACCCGGCACCGGTGAAATCCACTATCGCGCCATTGCCAGGGCTTTGTTCGGCATAGGATACAGCGGTGTCGTCGGCCTCGAAGGCTGGGCCAGCGGTGACGGCGAAGTCGCCCTCGAGCGTTTCAAGCAGGCCTTCACGCTTGATGGATGA
- a CDS encoding Gfo/Idh/MocA family oxidoreductase has protein sequence MSTSKIIRLGLIGAGRMGSFHGLSAARHIPGACLAAIADPTPGQAARLAAELDVQKVYTDPQQLLDDPDIDAVLIAAPARSHAELVISAARAGKGVFCEKPMAITLDEADRAIAAAADARVTLQVGFNRRFAKSFRTAHLDVVAGRIGTPQLLRSLTRDPALNNPAASPQWVIFLETLIHDFDTLRYLNPGAEAIEVFVMADALIAPAYKDKGFLDTAVVTIRFDNGAIATAEANFQAVYGYDVRGEVFGSAGMLTMGNVNDSDLLRYLANGVQADTQRMDTDLLRDAYVAELNHFVSCVRSGEKPLASGEDARAALAIARACIESFQQGTPVRVQGARS, from the coding sequence ATGAGCACATCCAAGATCATCCGCCTTGGCCTCATCGGCGCCGGCCGCATGGGCAGTTTTCACGGCCTGAGCGCTGCCCGGCACATCCCTGGCGCATGCCTCGCCGCCATCGCCGACCCTACCCCCGGCCAAGCCGCGCGCCTGGCGGCAGAACTGGACGTGCAGAAGGTCTATACCGATCCACAGCAATTGCTCGATGATCCGGATATCGACGCTGTGCTGATTGCCGCCCCGGCACGCAGCCATGCCGAGCTGGTGATCAGTGCGGCCCGGGCCGGCAAAGGCGTGTTCTGTGAAAAACCGATGGCGATCACCCTGGACGAAGCTGACCGCGCCATCGCCGCGGCTGCCGATGCACGGGTGACCCTCCAGGTCGGCTTCAACCGCCGCTTTGCCAAAAGCTTCCGCACAGCTCATCTGGACGTGGTTGCCGGCCGGATCGGTACGCCACAACTGCTGCGCTCATTGACCCGCGACCCGGCGCTGAACAACCCGGCCGCCTCACCACAATGGGTGATCTTCCTGGAAACCCTGATCCATGACTTCGATACCCTGCGCTACCTGAACCCCGGCGCCGAGGCGATTGAAGTTTTTGTGATGGCCGATGCGCTGATCGCACCGGCCTACAAGGACAAAGGATTTCTCGACACGGCGGTGGTCACGATCCGTTTCGACAATGGCGCCATCGCCACGGCCGAGGCCAATTTCCAGGCAGTCTATGGCTACGATGTCCGGGGCGAAGTGTTCGGCAGCGCGGGCATGCTGACCATGGGCAACGTCAACGACTCGGACCTGCTGCGCTACCTGGCCAATGGGGTCCAGGCCGACACCCAGCGCATGGACACCGACTTGCTGCGTGATGCTTATGTGGCCGAGCTCAACCATTTCGTCAGTTGCGTGCGCAGCGGCGAAAAACCCCTGGCCAGCGGCGAAGATGCCCGAGCGGCACTGGCCATCGCCCGCGCTTGCATCGAGTCCTTCCAACAGGGCACACCGGTGCGCGTGCAAGGAGCCCGTTCATGA